A genome region from Erigeron canadensis isolate Cc75 chromosome 3, C_canadensis_v1, whole genome shotgun sequence includes the following:
- the LOC122594416 gene encoding pathogen-related protein encodes MEGSRLEETMKKGGEKYRSFLHEDLAENTNWRHGGPPVYDAVNKLFEEGRTKVWEKGSLEETVQNAIKSWEMELSHKTRIQDFKTINPEKFKLIVNGREGLSAEETLKVGSYNALLKNTLPDEYKYYKAEEETFESSHDVFRSAFPRGFAWEVISVHSGPPVISYKFRHWGYFEGPYKGHAPTGEMVDFYGMGILKVDESLRAEDVEIYYDPADLISKLLKGPLMIPGDQNVAVDTSVAQTGSCPYQN; translated from the exons atggaaGGTTCAAGGCTAGAAGAAACGATGAAGAAGGGAGGAGAAAAGTATAGGTCCTTTCTCCATGAAGATTTAGCAGAGAACACCAATTGGAGACACGGTGGTCCCCCTGTTTACGATGCCGTAAACAAACTGTTTGAAGAAGGCCGAACCAAG GTGTGGGAAAAGGGATCATTAGAAGAAACCGTACAAAATGCAATAAAATCATGGGAGATGGAACTAAGCCACAAGACTCGCATACAAGACTTCAAGACAATCAATCCTGAAAAGTTCAAGCTCATTGTCAACG GCAGGGAGGGTTTATCAGCCGAGGAAACATTGAAGGTAGGGAGTTATAATGCCTTACTTAAAAATACACTTCCTGATGAATACAAGTATTACAAAGCTGAAGAAGAAACCTTTGAATCGTCTCACGATGTTTTTCGATCAGCCTTTCCTCGTGGATTTGCGTGGGAAGTGATAAGCGTCCATTCTGGACCGCCCGTGATATCGTATAAGTTCAGGCATTGGGGTTACTTTGAAGGTCCGTACAAAGGCCATGCCCCTACTGGCGAAATGGTTGATTTCTATGGAATGGGCATCCTCAAG GTTGATGAATCATTGAGAGCCGAAGATGTTGAGATTTATTACGATCCAGCTGATCTAATCTCGAAATTGCTCAAGGGACCGTTGATGATACCTGGAGACCAAAATGTGGCCGTGGATACTTCTGTGGCACAAACGGGCAGTTGCCCTTACCAGAATTAA